One part of the Desulfonema ishimotonii genome encodes these proteins:
- the ribB gene encoding 3,4-dihydroxy-2-butanone-4-phosphate synthase has product MNQTLLTQFGNSFERVEKGLDALRNGQGVLVADDENRENEGDLIFAAESLTEGQMAMLIRECSGIVCLCLPDEKVRALGLPMMTEVNSSQYQTAFTVSIEAAEGVTTGVSAADRVTTVKTAIADDARSEDLNHPGHVFPLRARSGGVLERGGHTEATVDLMRLAGLKPCGVLCELTNPDGTMARLPQIADFARKHGMPVLTVEDLVDYRNTQEHRKAG; this is encoded by the coding sequence ATGAATCAGACTCTGTTAACACAATTCGGCAATTCATTTGAACGGGTGGAAAAGGGGCTTGACGCGCTGCGCAACGGCCAGGGCGTACTTGTCGCGGATGATGAAAACCGGGAAAACGAGGGCGACCTGATCTTTGCGGCGGAATCCCTGACCGAGGGCCAGATGGCCATGCTCATCCGCGAGTGCAGCGGTATTGTCTGTCTGTGCCTGCCCGATGAAAAGGTCCGTGCGCTGGGACTGCCCATGATGACGGAGGTCAACTCCAGTCAATACCAGACCGCGTTTACCGTCTCCATCGAGGCGGCGGAGGGCGTGACCACGGGCGTATCGGCGGCAGATCGGGTCACGACCGTGAAAACCGCCATTGCCGATGATGCGCGGTCCGAAGATCTGAACCATCCCGGCCATGTCTTTCCGCTCCGGGCCCGTTCCGGCGGTGTGCTGGAACGCGGGGGCCATACCGAGGCGACCGTTGACCTGATGCGTCTGGCCGGACTGAAACCCTGCGGCGTGCTGTGCGAGCTGACCAACCCGGACGGGACAATGGCCCGCCTGCCCCAGATTGCGGACTTTGCCCGGAAGCACGGAATGCCGGTGCTGACGGTGGAAGATCTGGTAGACTACCGCAATACGCAGGAACATCGGAAGGCGGGCTGA